The Hypanus sabinus isolate sHypSab1 chromosome 24, sHypSab1.hap1, whole genome shotgun sequence genome contains the following window.
AGGTACAGAGGTAGTGTGTACAGAACGCTTTCCCATGGTAGGAGCAGCTTTATGAGGAAGGCTTATATTTATCCTGAGGAAAGGAGATTTAAGCTGAATATAAGGGATAGGGTTTTTCTCCGTTTGTTTCAATTGTCAGTTCGATTTTGAGATTCAGCTCTGTAACAAGTCCGTCCGGCCCTAGAGACCGCCCCGCCCAATTACACTCAtgcgatcaattaacctaccagaatCTGAAGCCTTCAGGGCTTGACAGGGTTATCATATTAGGGACGTTTTAAAGACCTAGGCttctactcactgaaattcagcaGAAAGGGAGCTGACTTCGTTGAAACCTGTGgactgttgaaaggcctcgatgcagtcgatgtggagtagatgttttCTATGTTCCGGGAGGCTAAGAGCCTCAGAAGGGAGGGCCGTCCTTTGAGAAAGGAGATTCTGATTAATTTCAGAAGCAAGAGAgtcgtgaatctgtgggattcattgccacgggGAGCTGCATGTCACTGTATTTTTAAGACGGAGGTGCTTGATCCTTGACTGGGCAGGGCATGCTCGGAAACAAGGGGaaagcaagagattggggctgaaaaggAATATGGCAGAACAGACTAGATAAGCCAaaaggactaattctgctcctatatcttatgaaatTATAATCTTacctgtgaggaaactggagcacccagaagaaacccacacaataGTGGGGACAAATTCTAAACTCCTTGCAGAccgcggcaggaattgaacccggtttgTTGGCGCTGCAGCAGAGTGATGTTAATCACTGCGCTACCATGCCGTCCATCATGAACTGACGGATTGAACGtggctgccagaggaggtgacaAACATCAGCTGCAATCAGTACGTTTAAGAGATATTTACACAGGCACGTGAATAGATGAGACATACGCAGTCACGGTTCCGGAGGGTTGCAAGatggattggtgtaaatggggaAATGGTGGGCATGTTATGATAGAtcaaggacctgtttctgtagtCTACTTTTAGCAATTGTAATAGTAGTAATATTAGTAGTGTTAGTGATGGTAGTAATGGTGTAGAAGTCgtttataaggtgatgagaggcagtgATGGAGTAGACAGACAATCTTTATTTCCCTACTGTTGAAATGGCCAGTACCAGAGGGCGTGCCGTAGAGGTGAGAGGGGTAAAGTCAAATGAGACGTGAAGGATAAGTTATTTTTTTCACAGAAAGCGGTGGCTGGCTGGAATGCGCTgtaagagtggtggtggaggcagatacattgagaCTGTTAAGAGCCgcttggatgggtacatgaatgtgagagaaatggacattgtgtcagcagaCAACCTTAGTTACGTAGGCCATGCgaatactaatttaattggttcgctACAATCTTGTGGGCTATTCCTGTGCTGgattgttctgtgttctttcaggACTCTGCAAACGTCCTGGGCACATTTCTGTATTGAGAGTGACttcgacttttgcacagtactatatttgtcaacgtAGACTGGAGAGCGTCGGGCGtaagcaaaggatgctgggaatggcgaAGGTGAAGCGCCACGGGAGGGATGTGCGACAGGtaccagagaaggagtgccagagtcGGTGTTGGGGGCAGTTGCTGGAGCGGGGGCAGACACACGCTGACCGGAGACACCATGGAAAGTCATTAgattctaatcagtttattacaGAACGACCTTCTGGTACTTCCTGCTTCCTCCTATttcacttccccttttcccaaacatgattcccttctcccagcCCCCTTATcagtctcagtccacaacagagatcaatatcagaatcaggtttatcgtcactcacataAGTTATGAAATGTGTTTGATGACAGTGCAATGCATCAAATTAATAAAGTACTGCTTAGTAATAGTTccttccggcccaacgagccGCACTGCCTATCAACCCACCTGGTTAACCACAGGAAAGTTCACAGAGGTCAGTTAACCAAAGTAGCACAACGTTTTTGGAATATACGAGGGAAGCAGAGTACCCAGGGGAGTCCCGCACGGTCACGGGAGCCAGTATTATTGGCGGTAATAGCTTGATCGCTCTAGTCCAGTATAATGTTCTTCTATGGGATTGTCATCCGTGGGTCCTCGGCTGGCTGTAGAGGCCGATCCAGGACCCACATAACAGCAGTGTTAGGGTGCAATCCCTTAATGGACATCGGCCGCGCGAGACTTTGTCTAGCGTGGGGAAGCCAATGCACGGGCATACATCACACGGTCGTTGACAGATCAGTGACATGCCGGGAGAGGGTgcggtcagggtccagtggcttgGAATACGAGACGACTGTGGTCTCTGTGCTGCAGCAGACTGCCGTTGTGATGTGTCAGGTTTCTGTTCCGTGTTACACACCATCTCCACTCCCTTTCCTCTCTTTCACTCTCGCCTCTCCTCCTCCATTCGCCGCCTCTCCATTCTGCACCCATCTCACTTCCACAATACCTCCTCCACCAGATCCGGCAATGTCGTTCTCCGGAATGTCCAATTCGACGCTCGCTGAGAATCTCTCCTCCCACAATTCTACGGCCGATGGAAACAGAAACGAGTGGGGAGCACCTTCCGTCTTTTCAATCGTCATCTTCGCCCTCACCTTCCTATTGGGGGTCCCGGGCAACGGCGCAGTTATCTGGGTGCTGGGCTTCAAGATGAAGAGTAAGGTCCACACGGTGTGTTTCCTGAGTCTGGTTGTGAGTGACCTGATCTTTTGCCTGTCTCTTCCCTTCCGCATAGCCAACATCTCCCTGACCTACTCTGGGTACAAACACTACTTTTCCGGGAAGTTTATTGGAATCCTGATGATCATTAACACATCCACCAGCATATACCTGTTATGTCTGATCAGCATATGCCGCTGCCTGGCGATTACCCGGCCCATTTGGTTCCAGCAACATGTGAGGCTCACATGGATGCGTGCGGCCTGCTTCGGAGCCTGGATCCTAGCCTTCTTCATGTGCCTGCCCGCCCTCCTGATTCGGGATTTGAAGAAGGCATTGACCGTGTTGGAGccattttggtttgttttcatctTCAGCCTTCCCTTTGTAATTATGATCACCTGCTACTCCCTGGCTGGCTACAGGCTGCAAGGGGACAGTTTCGCGAAATCTAAGAAACCTATCCGCCTCATCATCACCGTTGTCGTCACATTCATGATCTGTTGGACCCCCTACATGGTCAACGAACTCGTATTAACCTTCTCCACATCGTTCAGCCGGGCCTGGTCGTTATTCACTGTAGCCCTGGCCTGCTTGAACAGTGCCCTCAACCCCTTTCTCTACGTCTTCGTTAGCGGCAAATTCCGTCAGATCTTCAGTCGCTCCTTCCTCGCCTCGCTCCGTCTGGCCTTCGCCGAGCAGAGGTTGGAATTAGAGACACAGATCCAGATCCTCAACCTCACCTCAAATACGAATGTCTGAGGGAGTTCCTCCGGGCCAGATATCCAACCGCTATCCCTTGACTACAGACGCAGTGGACAGTCGGATCCAATTGTGTTCCGCAGTGAAGGCATTCCTACACTATTATTTTAAtctctcagaacatagaacatagaccattAGTCCAACAATGTACTGTATCAGTTTAATCAGTCGATACTTAGTGAATtaacctaatcccttctgcctacacaacgaGGATATCCTTCCTCTATGCCCATTCTacctatctaaacgtctcttaaagaTCTCTAACCTATCTACTCTCACCACCATTCCACGCAGGGTATACCAGGAACAGATAACTGTCTGTGTCAATAACATAGCCTTTGTATCTCCTTCGGAATTACGCCTTCTCACTTTTAATGGACGTCCTCTGGTGTTGGACATTTCAACACCAGGAAACATACTGAATATCCATGCCTTTCATGATCTTCTAAACCTCATCCCGCAACCCCAGTGAAAATAACCCAAGTGTGTTCAACCTCTCGTAGTCGACGATGCTCTCTAATATGgtcagcattctggtaaatctcctctgcaccctctgcaaaccctcgacatctttcctgcaatgggcgaccagaactgtatacaccTCTTTCACCAAGTAGTCTCCATGTTCCTATGATCTCTTTCCTTACAAgtcattttcacccatagaacagGATGATTTTTATCGCACCCTTCTTTGTAAACTCTGAACAGACTgtcgtgcgtgaaaatcccatTAAATCAACACTTTTTAAAATACATAAAACAATCTGACTGGTGTGAACTATCTTCCGCGGttagagtcacttagatcacgcttcttccccattctgatgtttggtctgaacaacaactgaatctcttgaccatgtctgcatgttttcatGCATTgcgttgctgccatatgattagatctttgcattaacgagcaggtatgcaggtgtacctaataaagcagcttAATGAGTTGTAAAGTTTCTAAGTATCAAAATAATACCATAAAGAGCaggaaatagtaaaaaaaaatcgaAATTAAATCAATATTTGCTGTTACCACACTCTGCTTTAAAGCTCCATCACTTCTCTTACTTCCACCTGTCCTGGTGTTTTATAAGAATATAGGCTGGTAGGTTGTCCCAaatatcttggagaacttgccacagtacTTGGCTGTCTCGCTTGATTTCTGTTTCTCCAGATAATCCCAGATAATCCCAGATGGCCTCGCAGGTGTTGTGAACAAATCCCTCTGGAGAAAATGCCATCTTAAACCACTCATAAAAAATCTAGCATGCCGAGGACATTGGCCCAATATTTGCTGGATCCTTTCATAGACATCTTCACTGTGCACACCTCAAGCAAACCCATGTGTCGTTTACAAACCTGATAACCCACCTATTTGCATATCATTCCATGTTATTGATATATATCACAACTAAAATTACCAGCACTGTTCTGTGCGGAAAGCCGCTGGTCGCTGAATTATAGTCAGAATAACTCCCACCCACGCCCCACCTTCTATGACCATGCCAAAGTTGAATCCAGGGAACAAAGTCGTTGTTAATTCCGTCCATAATTCCGCTGTATTTGAAAGATTGGCGCCCTCTAGAGGTGCAGTATTCTCCTGTGTATCTATTGCAGACCACTTCCTTCAATATGAAGCACACAAGAGATAAGATCTCAGTTCATTCTTTATTTGCCTTTGAAACAGCAATACCTGCCAGTCTTAAACTTTTAGCAGTTTTAATAAAACTTCCGTGCATATATTTTAAAGAAAATTCACGTTTATGCTCTTTTAGACTGCATATATTTTGAGGACATGTACCATATTGTACCATCAATTAACTTGCATGCCACATTCCCAACAACTGAAAATCACTGAACGATGCCACAGCGGTGTTCAAGGATACCATTGGGAAATGCAAACATGTCAAAGGTAAAATAGTGTTGAATGAAAATGCCACAGCCAAGTTTTACAAATCCAGTCtgattccttataccatccatttCAAAGTGGACAGTGAGCTAGATGATATGGAGGCTGAAGGCATTCGACCAAGGTTGAGTGCAGCCTGTGAGCAACAGCAGCGGTCTTTCGACTCAAGGGATTTGAACTtgccaggatctgtggtgatttgaaGACCagatgataagacataggagcagaattaggcccatcaagtctgctccactattcaatcatgctgatcctttttttccctcctcagccccactccccggccttctccccgtaacctttgatgtcgtgtccaatcaagaacctatcaagctctgaccTAAATGCaccacctggcctccacagctgcctgtggtaataagttcCAAAACTTCATCACTTTCCGGCTGAAAacatttctccgcatctctattttaaatgaatgtccttctaccctgaggctgtgccctcttgtccaagactcccccaccatgcgAAACATCCTAGCAACGCacacaaactgctagaggaactcagcatgacaggctgcatctatggaaaaaaaacagCCGACGAAGTTTTGCGGtcagacccttcggcaggactgggtagaaaaaaaaaagatgaagagtgGGCGTGCGGAGAGAGAATCACAAGGTGATAGGGGAAACCGggagaggcagaaatgataggtgaatgagacacagggctggcgaagggaggagtctgataggagaggagagaaggcaatggaagaaagaaaagaggggacATCAGAGTGAGGCGATTGGttggtgagagaaggaaaaaggAATGGGTAATGGTGAAGAGTGGGTTCATTACCATAAGGGGGCAGGGGGTAGTTGAGGGATGACATCAGGCTGGAGGTTACCTAGACGGAATGTAAGgtattcctccaacctgtgtgtgcCCTGATCgcgacagtacaggaggccatagactggcatatcagaatggaaatgcaaaatagaattaaaatgggtggccactcgAGACAGGTTGtacatggtcaccgctactcttcgcattatatctggcaccattagctcaatacatcagacaaaatgaagatatccggggaattactattaaagggacagagcacaTATTGTcctgttatgcggatgacattttcaTCTATctcgggcaaccaacatactctttacctaaattcaTACAATCCTTTGAGCAATATggccaattatcaggatacaagatcaacatagataaaatccaattactttcatattactatagctcACCAAGAGAAAATgtaagtagatatccctgggcatggcaaacagagtttgtcaaatatttgggcatcattataccAAACGATTTGGCAAAATTaccagaatgcaattatcagcctatatagAACAGATATAACACGGTGGAACCAAATTCCTTTTCttggtctcagttcaaggattgaatccatTAAAATGAATACACTGCCCAGACTACCAATACAGACTAACCAAAATCAatttaatgaatggaacaagatgctctcaagatatatatggcaaggcaaaaggcctagagttcgtctcaaaactttgaaattagccaaggaaaacgggtgatggggcctaccttctcttagataTTATTATTttacagttgagagctgtgaaaTGCTGGTTTatcccatcatatgacgctcaatggaaacaCTGAGCAGACGATACGttccatccccatacaggcaattttggctaaTAACAACCTATAAAGTTACGTAAATACTACTGATAACCCGTAGGTGAAATGGACTctaaaaatatggaaaactattctAAAAGAATATAAGCTAGAGAGAgacattgcaattcttaaatggtgtgcatatgactcagattttacaccgaataaactggatgctagatttaaggactggacagctaaaagaATAAAAGctatttgcaatataatgaaagaaggaacactattCTGATTTGAAATGCTCAAAGAGAAACACTTGTTAGAAAAGcaagacttttatcggtatttacagatgcgacagtatgttaataggaCGGTTAAAAATTAACCAACGCAAGTACATGTCTGATAGAGCTATtgagaaaagcatataattcagataatggtagtagaatcattgaAAACGTGTAtcagggtttgtcaaatcttaaaacacattcgacttcatacattaaaacaaaatgggagaaggaaggagcgATAATAATATCTAAGGAAGtgtggacaataatatggaggtatcaatggaagtgtaccagttcacagaaatggagagagttcgGGTAGAAAAACttgatcagatattttattacaccctcacagaaatcccattatgatagtaaaaTCCCTGTTTGCTAGAGAAgtagtggaaatcaaaatgcaaaccattatcatattttctgggaatgccccgttGTCAAAGACCATTCGAGTGGGATATATAATGCCCTGCAATACATCTTTaagtgtgaaatacccttagagagtaagaccacatattttggttatatacctcaagaatggttgaaagaagataaatatttaatgaatatattgctGGTGGCTGGTAGAAAGGCCCTTACCAGGAAATAGCTATCACAGGAGAATCCAACTTTAAATGTATGGATTAAAATTACAatagacatttacaaaatggagaaaataacagcatctgttaatcataagttggaacaatttgattcatactgggaaaaatggtttaactatgtACCCCGTGACggggaaagaaactgcagaaatagaaaacaccgtggagtctggtattgcgataaactaatgctatttattaataactacgcaatacagtaatataaatgcagatGTATCAAACAGGTTACCAATGAttttatgtttgtgtgtgtgtgtgtgtgtgtgtgtgtgtgtgtgtgtgtgtgtgtgtgtgtgtgtgtgtgtgtgtgtgtatgtgagtgtgtgtgtgtgtgtgtgagtgtgtgtgtgtgtgagtgtgtgtgtgtgtgtgtgtgtgtacgtgagtgtgtgtgtgtatgtgagtgtgtgtgtgtgtgcgtgtgtgtgtgtgtatgtgagtgtgtgtgtgtgtgtgtatgtgtgtgtgcgtgcgtgcgtgtgtgtgtgtgtgtgtgtatgtgtgcgtgcgtgcgtgtgtgtgtgtgtgtgtgtgtgtgtgtgtgtgtgtgtgtgtggacttaGGAAACCCAAGCTTCTTCAAGCCTAGGGAtaaatggatacagtcttacgatgatgagTAAGCTTCAGTTCAGTTCGTGGTATTGAACCGagtagtgatggggagagtgagggggagtactttgagtcttcaggtaagctgacgcCGTCGATCAAAGTCCCATTGTCCTCCGAAATCCATTGAATGTCGCCGACTACGACCACAACAAAGggagccgttcttctgtggtggaattaTTAACCCAGGTGAGGTtggacacacgaataactccccaccggtcacatccttttcacactgcgagagccactgatcgattctcctgatcgatcctccaaaacccacCTTATCTGTGGGCACAGCAAAGCTCACCcgtgtccaaaaccatgtgtctgtAGGTCCATCGGCGGACCTCCTGTTTATCTTcccatgctgaacaccagctgtccatcaaataaCTGTCCATGGAGACCCATGAGCTGCTCTTTGCTCTTTCTCTGCAAAAAACTCACAagcaggcaatgtccttgtatgTTCAaaacaagcttgcagagaaaccataacatcatcTCCAGGCAGTCTTTGCCTCTCTCTCCATTAATAACAAGATGTCCGGCGTTGAACAAGAACTCCCTCTCTTTTTTTCAAAAACACAGCTCACTGGGGTAATTCAGGGCCCCGTCACATCCCCTTCCTTCTAAGAAAAAGTTTGACGAAGGCAAAATTTTTAGTTTAAATGTAAATTACAGATTTTGAAACAATACATATATAATCATCAGATAACAGAGCAAAAACGGGTACCATTTCTAACTTAACTTCTGTATAAACAATCAGCTATAATGTTGTCAGTTCCTTTCACATGGTTGATTTTTAAGTCATACTCTTGCAATATCAGACTCCAGTTTAATAACTTTCTATTCTTATCCTTCATTTTAGTTAGAAAGACCAACGGATTGTGATCCGTGTAAACCACCAGTGGTCTCTGGGCAGGACAAACATAGGCTTCAAAATGTTGTAAAGCCAGAACAAGTGATAGCAACTCCTTTTCAACAGTGGAATTGTTTTTCTGATGCACATTAAATTTCTTTGCGAAGTAAGCTACTGGATATTCAATGTCATCCACACCCTTCTGTAACAGTACTGCCCCAGCAGCTTCATCACTAGCGTCTGTTGCTACAGAGAATGGTTTTGAAAACTCATGTGCTTGGAGCACAGGATGATAACACATGATGGTTTTCAGACGTTCAAATGCCTCCTGGCAAAGGTCATTCCATATAAATCTTTCACTCTTCCCTAGGCGTTCGTTAGGGGGGAGAGCGATGTCTGCGAAGTTCGTACAAAACTTTCGGTAATACtcaaccattcccaaaaaccttctcaaaGCTTTCTTGCCAGTCGGAACATGAACCTCAGCAATAGCTTGAACCTTGGCCTGTACACAGCCAGTTGGCCCTGGCCTATTACATAGCCCAGATAAGTAACTGTGGCATGGCCAAGCTCACTTTTGGCGAGGTGTACAGTGAGATTTGCCTTGGACAGCCGTTCAAACAATTTTTTCTACAACTGCAATATACTCATCCCACGTGTCATTTCCAGACCACTAAATCATCGATATAAGCCCCTATGTTTTCCAAACCTCTAATCACAGAATTGATCATTCTTTGAAATGTCCCTGGAGTATTTTTAATCCCGAAGGGTAAAACATTGTACTCATACAATCCAGATGGTGTAACAAATGCAGATATTTCTTTAGCCCTTTCagttaaaggaacacaccagtaaCCTTTCAATAGATCAATCCTTGTAAGGCATTTAGCCTTCCCCACTCTATCAATACAGTCATTCACTCTTGGGATGGGATAGCATCTGTCTTAGTTGCTgcattaactttcctgtaatcaGTGCAGAATCTCATTCCTCCATCCGGTTTAGGGACAATCACCCACGGTGACGGCCAGTCTGAAGTGGTTGGCCTAATCATGCTGGCTGTTAGCATGTATCCAATTTCTTGTTCAACCGTTTTATTTTTGTCTTGGTTCATTCTGTAAGGGTGCTGCTTAATGGGATCAACTTCATCTACAATTATGTCATGCACCGCAGCTGTACTCGGCCTTGAAATGTCAGGGAATACATCTTTATACTTGTTAATTAAGCTCTTCAGTTGTTTTAGTTGCCTTGACTGCAAATGTTAAATCTTCCCACCAAGATTTTTTCAAAACATCAGAACTTCTGAGTCTTGTGGAGACTACAGGGAGTTCTAGTATTCCAGTACCAGGCAGCCCTATCTCTTCTGTTGTCATAACGGTACTCACAGGTGTGGGTTCGGGGTCATGATAACCCTTGATCATATCTACGTGGACGAGCTGTGCAGCCTTTCTCCATCGATCAGAAGTACTAATAACATCATTCAAACAATCAATTTGCTCAATTATCGCTGGAAGGAAGTTGGTAAGGAGAGGGTAACAGCTTTAAAACCCTTTGTGCAGCACAATATCTCTGGTCGCCCCGCTCTTCTGTTATACCCATGTTTCATGCTTATCTAAGAGTGCTTCAAATTCTGCCTCAAGGTCACACGTCTTGTTAAGTTTGTCGCTGAATTCATAAACATAACTAAGCACGCTTATACTTCCATTCTGATCTGACCATTGCACTCTGAGTAGGGTCAAAGGTGACCCAACGTGCTTAGCTCTCAACTCTTTAACTATCCCCTGGAATGTTCTCAAAGTATCGTTACTACCCTGGTCAGAATAGATGTCTTCAGGTAGACCTACCTTGTGAAAAATTTAATAAGGGTTTTTACCACTGTCTTGCAAGAGCTCACAACCTCCTTTCTTAAATTAGGCCGGTAGAATTccttcataatcctgtttactGTCTTCATCACTCCAAAGAGTCCACCTAAAGGCATACTATGAGCCATGTTTAAGATCTCAGTCCTGTGAACTTCCGGGACCACAACTTGATGTTCAATgacccaatcctcacttgcaggcacaGTAAGTGGTCTCCACTTTCTCAGTAACACCCCATTCTTAAGGTGATATCCTACTGAGTCTCTCTGAACAACCTTTCCTGGGAGAGCTGTCTCTTTTAACGCAGAAATTTCAGAATCTCGACTTTGCCCTGCTATAAATTCATCCCTGGAAAGGACAAACCTTTCTCATCCTCCTGACTACCCAAATCTTGATGTAACATGGAAGGTGGGAAAGTCTCTGACAAATTCCCACAAATTAAGACCCTGTCTTTGCTAACTGCATCAGCAGCCTTTTTAAACATGCTTCGAGTCACTGCGCATGTGATGTTCACatcagtatctgtgtgtgtgtgtcatcagCCACAAGATTGCTTCTTAGCTGTACTGCTGAATAAACTTTACCCTGGATAGGTGCCAATCTATCTCTTATGTTTAACAAACTCAGTACCATCACTAAGTTTACGAAGACCATGTTCACATTTTGAAAATTTCCAAACAACCCATCGATTCTGTTTCTTCGACTTTTACTTCGATTTGTCTCCATTATAACCCAGTCAGGTGGTCTCTCAAAACCAAAACAATCTTTTTCTCTTCGCATAGCAATCGTAAAAAACAGCTTTGCAGCTGTTTACTTCCAGATGCGAAAACAAAATTCAACAAAGTTTCACATACTTTTT
Protein-coding sequences here:
- the LOC132380745 gene encoding C3a anaphylatoxin chemotactic receptor-like, producing the protein MSFSGMSNSTLAENLSSHNSTADGNRNEWGAPSVFSIVIFALTFLLGVPGNGAVIWVLGFKMKSKVHTVCFLSLVVSDLIFCLSLPFRIANISLTYSGYKHYFSGKFIGILMIINTSTSIYLLCLISICRCLAITRPIWFQQHVRLTWMRAACFGAWILAFFMCLPALLIRDLKKALTVLEPFWFVFIFSLPFVIMITCYSLAGYRLQGDSFAKSKKPIRLIITVVVTFMICWTPYMVNELVLTFSTSFSRAWSLFTVALACLNSALNPFLYVFVSGKFRQIFSRSFLASLRLAFAEQRLELETQIQILNLTSNTNV